The following coding sequences lie in one Hippopotamus amphibius kiboko isolate mHipAmp2 chromosome 7, mHipAmp2.hap2, whole genome shotgun sequence genomic window:
- the LOC130857143 gene encoding translationally-controlled tumor protein-like produces the protein MIVYQDLISHDEMFSDVYKIREVANRLCLEVEGKMVSRTERYIDDSLIGGNASSEGPEGEGTESTVVTGVDIVMNHHLQETSFTKEAYKKCIKDYMKSIKGKLEEQRPERVKPFMTGAAEQIKHILANFKNYQFFIGENMNPDGMVALLDYREDGVTSHMIFFKDGLEMEKC, from the coding sequence ATGATCGTCTACCAGGACCTCATCAGCCATGATGAGATGTTCTCTGATGTCTACAAGATCCGGGAGGTCGCCAACAGGCTGTGtctggaggtggaggggaagaTGGTCAGTAGGACAGAGCGTTACATTGATGACTCGCTCATTGGTGGAAATGCCTCCTCTGAGGGCCCTGAGGGTGAAGGTACAGAAAGCACAGTAGTCACTGGTGTCGATATTGTCATGAACCATCACTTGCAGGAAACCAGCTTCACAAAAGAAGCCTACAAGAAGTGCATCAAAGATTATATGAAGTCAATCAAAGGAAAGCTTGAAGAACAGagaccagaaagagtaaaaccttTTATGACAGGGGCTGCAGAACAAATCAAGCACATCCTTGCTAATTTCAAAAACTATCAGTTCTTTATTGGTGAAAACATGAATCCAGATGGCATGGTTGCTCTGCTGGACTACCGTGAGGATGGTGTGACCTCacatatgattttctttaaagatggtttagaaatggaaaaatgttaa